One Rhinolophus sinicus isolate RSC01 linkage group LG06, ASM3656204v1, whole genome shotgun sequence DNA window includes the following coding sequences:
- the ARFIP2 gene encoding arfaptin-2 isoform X3: MTDGILGKAATMEIPIHGNGEAGQLPEDDGLEQDLQQVMVSGPNLNETSIVSGGYGGSGDGLIPTGSGRHPSHSATPAGSGDEVARGIAGEKFDIVKKWGINTYKCTKQLLSERFGRGSRTVDLELELQIELLRETKRKYESVLQLGRALTAHLYSLLQTQHALGDAFADLSQKSPELQEEFGYNAETQKLLCKNGETLLGAVNFFVSSINTLVTKTMEDTLMTVKQYEAARLEYDAYRTDLEELSLGPRDAGTRGRLESAQATFQAHRDKYEKLRGDVAIKLKFLEENKIDPLL, translated from the exons ATGACGGACGGGATCCTAGGGAAGGCAGCTACAATGGAGATCCCCATCCATGGGAACGGCGAAGCTGGGCAGCTTCCTGAGGATGATGGGCTGGAACAG GACCTCCAGCAGGTGATGGTGTCAGGACCCAACCTCAATGAAACTAGCATTGTGTCTGGTGGCTATGGGGGCTCTGGTGATGGACTCATCCCCACAG GGTCTGGCCGCCATCCATCTCACAGTGCCACTCCTGCTGGCTCCGGAGATGAGGTGGCTCGGGGCATCGCTGGAGAGAAGTTTGACATCGTCAAGAAATGGGGCATCAACACATATAAG TGCACAAAGCAGCTGTTATCAGAGCGATTTGGCCGAGGCTCCCGGACTGTGGACCTGGAGCTAGAGCTGCAGATTGAGTTGCTGCGTGAGACGAAGCGCAAGTATGAGAGTGTCCTGCAGCTGGGCCGGGCGCTGACAGCCCACCTCTACAGCCTGCTGCAGACCCAGCATGCACTAGGTGACGCCTTTGCTGACCTCAGCCAGAAGTCCCCAGAGCTTCAG GAGGAATTTGGCTACAATGCAGAGACACAGAAGCTGCTGTGCAAGAATGGAGAAACACTGCTAGGGGCTGTGAACTTCTTTGTCTCTAGCATCAACACATTGGTCACCAAAACCATGGAAGACACACTCATGACTGTCAAACAGTATGAGGCTGCCAG GCTGGAATATGATGCCTACCGAACAGACTTAGAGGAGCTGAGCCTAGGCCCCCGGGATGCAGGGACGCGTGGTCGACTCGAGAGTGCCCAGGCCACTTTCCAGGCCCATCGGGACAAATACGAGAAGCTGCGAGGAGATGTGGCCATCAAGCTCAAGTTCCTGGAAGAAAACAAG ATTGACCCTCTCCTTTGA
- the ARFIP2 gene encoding arfaptin-2 isoform X1, giving the protein MTDGILGKAATMEIPIHGNGEAGQLPEDDGLEQDLQQVMVSGPNLNETSIVSGGYGGSGDGLIPTGSGRHPSHSATPAGSGDEVARGIAGEKFDIVKKWGINTYKCTKQLLSERFGRGSRTVDLELELQIELLRETKRKYESVLQLGRALTAHLYSLLQTQHALGDAFADLSQKSPELQEEFGYNAETQKLLCKNGETLLGAVNFFVSSINTLVTKTMEDTLMTVKQYEAARLEYDAYRTDLEELSLGPRDAGTRGRLESAQATFQAHRDKYEKLRGDVAIKLKFLEENKIKVMHKQLLLFHNAVSAYFAGNQKQLEQTLQQFNIKLRPPGSEKPSWLEEQ; this is encoded by the exons ATGACGGACGGGATCCTAGGGAAGGCAGCTACAATGGAGATCCCCATCCATGGGAACGGCGAAGCTGGGCAGCTTCCTGAGGATGATGGGCTGGAACAG GACCTCCAGCAGGTGATGGTGTCAGGACCCAACCTCAATGAAACTAGCATTGTGTCTGGTGGCTATGGGGGCTCTGGTGATGGACTCATCCCCACAG GGTCTGGCCGCCATCCATCTCACAGTGCCACTCCTGCTGGCTCCGGAGATGAGGTGGCTCGGGGCATCGCTGGAGAGAAGTTTGACATCGTCAAGAAATGGGGCATCAACACATATAAG TGCACAAAGCAGCTGTTATCAGAGCGATTTGGCCGAGGCTCCCGGACTGTGGACCTGGAGCTAGAGCTGCAGATTGAGTTGCTGCGTGAGACGAAGCGCAAGTATGAGAGTGTCCTGCAGCTGGGCCGGGCGCTGACAGCCCACCTCTACAGCCTGCTGCAGACCCAGCATGCACTAGGTGACGCCTTTGCTGACCTCAGCCAGAAGTCCCCAGAGCTTCAG GAGGAATTTGGCTACAATGCAGAGACACAGAAGCTGCTGTGCAAGAATGGAGAAACACTGCTAGGGGCTGTGAACTTCTTTGTCTCTAGCATCAACACATTGGTCACCAAAACCATGGAAGACACACTCATGACTGTCAAACAGTATGAGGCTGCCAG GCTGGAATATGATGCCTACCGAACAGACTTAGAGGAGCTGAGCCTAGGCCCCCGGGATGCAGGGACGCGTGGTCGACTCGAGAGTGCCCAGGCCACTTTCCAGGCCCATCGGGACAAATACGAGAAGCTGCGAGGAGATGTGGCCATCAAGCTCAAGTTCCTGGAAGAAAACAAG ATCAAGGTGATGCACAAGCAGCTGCTGCTCTTCCACAATGCTGTGTCCGCCTACTTTGCTGGGAACCAGAAACAATTGGAGCAGACCCTGCAGCAGTTCAACATCAAGCTGCGGCCTCCAGGATCTGAGAAGCCCTCCTGGCTAGAGGAGCAGTGA
- the TIMM10B gene encoding mitochondrial import inner membrane translocase subunit Tim10 B has protein sequence MEQQQQQQQLRNLRDFLLVYNRMTELCFQRCVPSLHHRALDAEEETCLHSCAGKLIHSNHRLMAAYVQLMPALVQRRIADYEAASAVPGVAPEQPGTSPSGS, from the exons atggagcagcagcagcagcagcagcagctgagaAAC TTGCGGGACTTCCTGTTGGTCTACAATCGGATGACGGAACTCTGCTTCCAGCGCTGCGTACCCAGCCTGCACCACCGAGCCCTGGATGCCGAGGAG GAAACCTGTCTGCACAGCTGTGCTGGGAAGCTGATCCATTCCAACCATCGCCTCATGGCTGCTTACGTGCAGCTCATGCCTGCCCTGGTACAGCGCCGCATCGCAGACTACGAGGCTGCCTCAGCTGTGCCAGGTGTTGCTCCTGAACAGCCTGGAACCTCGCCATCAGGCAGCTAG
- the ARFIP2 gene encoding arfaptin-2 isoform X2 yields the protein MTDGILGKAATMEIPIHGNGEAGQLPEDDGLEQDLQQVMVSGPNLNETSIVSGGYGGSGDGLIPTGSGRHPSHSATPAGSGDEVARGIAGEKFDIVKKWGINTYKCTKQLLSERFGRGSRTVDLELELQIELLRETKRKYESVLQLGRALTAHLYSLLQTQHALGDAFADLSQKSPELQEEFGYNAETQKLLCKNGETLLGAVNFFVSSINTLVTKTMEDTLMTVKQYEAARLEYDAYRTDLEELSLGPRDAGTRGRLESAQATFQAHRDKYEKLRGDVAIKLKFLEENKVSLPLTPGPFLLKNLAAVPRIITEKSPPELGYQNPRPSQSC from the exons ATGACGGACGGGATCCTAGGGAAGGCAGCTACAATGGAGATCCCCATCCATGGGAACGGCGAAGCTGGGCAGCTTCCTGAGGATGATGGGCTGGAACAG GACCTCCAGCAGGTGATGGTGTCAGGACCCAACCTCAATGAAACTAGCATTGTGTCTGGTGGCTATGGGGGCTCTGGTGATGGACTCATCCCCACAG GGTCTGGCCGCCATCCATCTCACAGTGCCACTCCTGCTGGCTCCGGAGATGAGGTGGCTCGGGGCATCGCTGGAGAGAAGTTTGACATCGTCAAGAAATGGGGCATCAACACATATAAG TGCACAAAGCAGCTGTTATCAGAGCGATTTGGCCGAGGCTCCCGGACTGTGGACCTGGAGCTAGAGCTGCAGATTGAGTTGCTGCGTGAGACGAAGCGCAAGTATGAGAGTGTCCTGCAGCTGGGCCGGGCGCTGACAGCCCACCTCTACAGCCTGCTGCAGACCCAGCATGCACTAGGTGACGCCTTTGCTGACCTCAGCCAGAAGTCCCCAGAGCTTCAG GAGGAATTTGGCTACAATGCAGAGACACAGAAGCTGCTGTGCAAGAATGGAGAAACACTGCTAGGGGCTGTGAACTTCTTTGTCTCTAGCATCAACACATTGGTCACCAAAACCATGGAAGACACACTCATGACTGTCAAACAGTATGAGGCTGCCAG GCTGGAATATGATGCCTACCGAACAGACTTAGAGGAGCTGAGCCTAGGCCCCCGGGATGCAGGGACGCGTGGTCGACTCGAGAGTGCCCAGGCCACTTTCCAGGCCCATCGGGACAAATACGAGAAGCTGCGAGGAGATGTGGCCATCAAGCTCAAGTTCCTGGAAGAAAACAAG GTCTCCCTCCCTCTGACTCCTGGCCCTTTTCTGTTGAAGAATTTGGCTGCTGTTCCCAGgatcataacagaaaaatcacCCCCTGAGCTGGGGTACCAGAACCCGAGACCTAGCCAATCATGTTAG